The following proteins are encoded in a genomic region of Syntrophotaleaceae bacterium:
- the hemC gene encoding hydroxymethylbilane synthase, translated as MKKNLLRIGTRASMLALWQANWVRDRLEERHTGLEVELVKIRTQGDRILDTPLAKIGGKGLFVKEIEEALLDGRVDLAVHSMKDVPTLLPAGLELRCTTEREDARDVVVLREGVAGFRDLAPKARIGTSSLRRKAQLLHYRPDLEMIDLRGNVETRLRKLEEEGLDGIVLAAAGLKRLGFENRISECLAVDFCLPAIGQGALGLECRIDDSQTHALLDFLHHPATGYAVAAERAFLHRLEGGCQVPVAAHGRVEGDRIQLEGLVASPDGRQLIRDRIEGPVSEAGRIGTALAEDLLRRGAAEILTEVYGRAPRPA; from the coding sequence ATGAAAAAGAACCTTCTGCGCATCGGCACCCGGGCCAGCATGCTGGCGCTCTGGCAGGCCAACTGGGTCCGTGACCGCCTGGAGGAGCGCCATACCGGCTTGGAGGTGGAGCTGGTCAAAATCCGCACTCAGGGAGACCGGATCCTCGATACACCACTGGCCAAGATCGGCGGCAAGGGACTCTTCGTCAAGGAGATCGAGGAAGCCTTGCTGGACGGCCGGGTCGACCTGGCCGTGCATTCCATGAAGGATGTGCCGACGCTGCTGCCTGCAGGGCTCGAGCTGCGCTGCACGACCGAACGTGAGGATGCGCGGGACGTGGTGGTGCTCCGGGAAGGGGTGGCCGGGTTTCGCGATCTTGCGCCAAAGGCCCGGATCGGTACCTCCTCCCTGCGGCGGAAGGCTCAGTTGCTGCATTACCGCCCGGATCTCGAAATGATCGACCTGCGGGGCAATGTCGAAACCCGTCTGCGGAAACTGGAGGAGGAAGGGCTCGACGGGATCGTGCTCGCCGCGGCGGGCCTGAAACGGCTCGGCTTCGAAAACCGGATCAGTGAATGCCTGGCCGTGGACTTCTGTCTGCCTGCCATCGGCCAGGGCGCATTGGGACTGGAATGCCGGATCGACGACAGTCAGACCCATGCCCTGCTCGATTTCCTTCATCACCCCGCCACCGGCTATGCCGTGGCCGCCGAGCGGGCTTTTCTGCACCGCCTGGAAGGTGGGTGCCAGGTGCCGGTGGCGGCTCACGGCCGGGTCGAGGGGGATCGAATTCAGCTCGAAGGGCTGGTTGCCAGTCCCGACGGCCGTCAGCTGATCCGGGACCGGATTGAAGGACCTGTCTCTGAAGCCGGGAGGATTGGCACTGCACTGGCCGAAGACCTGTTGCGCCGGGGCGCCGCCGAAATCCTCACCGAGGTGTACGGCCGGGCACCGCGGCCGGCCTGA
- the cobA gene encoding uroporphyrinogen-III C-methyltransferase, which yields MHKGIVYLIGAGPGDPGLITVKGLNCLRRAEVVIYDYLANPVLLEEAPPEAERIYVGKTRGRHHLPQSEINALLIEKARQGRVVARLKGGDPYVFGRGGEEAEELQSAGVPFEVVPGISAGFAAAAYAGIPLTHRDYTTSLALITGHENPEKKVSSLDWEKLSTGVGTLVFYMGMSNLELIAEQLQAHGRSPDTPAAVIRWGTTPQQQTITGTLTDIVERVREADIKPPAIIVIGEVVELREKLRWFDNRPLFGRSVLVTRAIHQARELSALLCNAGAKVFCLPTLELGPPESWRELDDAIARLEETDLLILTSVNGVSAFFSRLTAAGLDSRALHGLKVVAVGPKTAAALTAHGLVADLVPADHRAEGVVALLRERGVEGQRILYPRSALSRDLICRELTAAGAFVSAPVAYRTLQPAVEAERLRQTLVETRIDAVTFTSSSAVDNFLALLDQADVSLSPDIAVASIGPLTTESVRRHGLKVAVEAKIATSEALLEALEEYFSSSSLLRTD from the coding sequence ATGCACAAAGGCATTGTCTATCTCATCGGCGCCGGTCCCGGAGACCCCGGTCTGATTACCGTCAAGGGGCTGAACTGTCTGCGCCGGGCCGAAGTGGTGATCTACGACTATCTGGCCAATCCGGTCCTGCTGGAGGAAGCCCCGCCGGAAGCCGAGCGAATCTATGTGGGCAAGACCAGGGGGCGTCACCATCTGCCCCAGTCGGAAATCAACGCGCTGCTGATTGAAAAGGCACGGCAGGGACGGGTTGTAGCGCGTCTCAAGGGCGGGGATCCCTACGTATTCGGACGGGGCGGTGAGGAGGCCGAGGAGCTGCAGTCTGCCGGGGTACCCTTCGAGGTCGTTCCCGGCATTTCGGCCGGTTTCGCGGCTGCGGCCTATGCCGGCATCCCTCTGACCCACCGGGACTACACCACCAGCCTCGCCCTCATCACCGGGCATGAAAATCCGGAAAAAAAGGTATCCAGTCTCGACTGGGAGAAGCTGTCCACCGGAGTGGGAACTCTGGTATTTTATATGGGCATGAGCAACCTGGAGCTGATCGCCGAACAGCTGCAGGCTCACGGCCGGTCTCCCGATACTCCGGCGGCGGTCATTCGCTGGGGGACCACTCCACAGCAGCAGACCATTACCGGAACCTTGACCGACATCGTCGAGCGGGTGCGGGAGGCAGACATAAAACCTCCGGCGATCATCGTGATCGGCGAAGTGGTCGAGTTACGGGAAAAACTTCGCTGGTTCGACAACCGGCCTCTGTTCGGGCGCTCTGTGCTGGTAACGCGAGCCATCCACCAGGCCCGGGAATTGTCCGCTCTACTGTGCAACGCGGGCGCGAAGGTTTTCTGTCTGCCGACTCTGGAGCTCGGGCCTCCCGAAAGCTGGCGGGAACTGGACGATGCGATTGCCCGGCTGGAAGAAACTGACCTGCTGATACTCACCTCGGTGAACGGAGTCTCCGCTTTCTTCTCCCGCCTCACTGCGGCAGGGCTGGACAGCCGGGCGCTGCACGGGTTGAAGGTGGTGGCTGTCGGACCCAAAACTGCCGCCGCCCTGACCGCCCATGGTCTGGTAGCCGACCTCGTTCCCGCCGATCACCGGGCGGAAGGTGTGGTGGCCTTGCTGCGGGAACGGGGGGTCGAGGGTCAGCGGATTCTCTATCCCCGCTCGGCCCTGTCCCGCGACCTGATCTGCAGGGAACTGACGGCGGCAGGCGCCTTTGTTTCCGCTCCGGTGGCATATCGCACGCTGCAACCGGCAGTCGAAGCGGAGCGGCTGCGGCAGACCCTCGTCGAAACCCGGATCGATGCCGTCACCTTCACCTCCTCTTCGGCGGTGGACAATTTCCTGGCTCTGCTTGATCAGGCCGATGTAAGCCTGTCGCCGGACATCGCCGTCGCCTCCATCGGCCCGCTGACCACAGAATCGGTTCGGCGTCACGGTTTGAAGGTGGCGGTGGAGGCGAAAATCGCCACGAGCGAGGCTCTGCTGGAGGCACTGGAGGAGTACTTCTCTTCATCCTCCTTACTCAGGACGGACTGA